The DNA sequence TTGTCGGTCTCGTTGTGGCCGCGGCGCCGGTAGCAGACCAGGTCGATGACGACGTCCTTGTTGAACTGCTGCCGGTAGTCATAGGCCAGCTGGGCGACCCGCACGACCGCCTCGGGGTCGTCACCGTTGACGTGGAAGATCGGCGCCTGCACCATCCGCGCCACGTCGGTAGCGTAGACGCTGGAGCGGCTGTCGGCCGGCGAGGTGGTGAACCCGACCTGGTTGTTGACGATGACGTGCACCGTGCCGCCGGTGCGGTAGCCGCGCAGCTGCGACAGGTTCAGGGTCTCGGCGACGACGCCCTGGCCGGCGAACGCGGCGTCGCCGTGCACCAGCAGCGGCACGACGGTGAACCCGTGCGGGCCCTTGTCCAGCACGTCCTGCTTGGCGCGGACGATGCCCTCGGCGACCGGGTTCACGGTCTCCAGGTGGCTCGGGTTCGCCGCCAGGGAGATCGCGATCTTGTCGCCGTCGGGGGTCTCGAAGGTGCCCTCGGTGCCGAGGTGGTACTTGACGTCACCGGAGCCGTGCGCGCTGCGCGGGTCGAGGTTGCCCTCGAACTCGCCGAAGATCTGCCCGTAGGACTTGCCGGCGATGTTGGCGAGTACGTTCAGCCGGCCGCGGTGGGCCATACCGATGACGACCTCGTCCAGATCGGCCTTCGCGGCGCGCGAGATCACCCCGTCCAGCAGCGGGATCAGCGACTCGCCGCCTTCGAGGGAGAACCGCTTCTGTCCGACGTACTTCGTCTGCAGGAAGGTCTCGAACGCCTCGGCGTTGTTCAGCCGGCGCAGGATGTGCAGCTGCTCGTCGCGGTCGACCTTCTCGTGCTCGCGCTCGACATGCGACTGGATCCACTCGCGTTCCTCGGGATCCTGGATGTGCATGTACTCGATGCCGACCGTGCGGCAGTAGGTGTCGCGCAGCACGCCGAGCACGTCGCGCAGCTTCATGACCTGCTTGCCGCCGAAGCCGCCGGTGGGGAACTCGCGTTCCAGGTCCCACAGCGTCAGGCCGTGTTCGAGGATGTCCAGGTCGGGGTGGCGGCGCTGGTGGTACTCCAGCGGGTCGGTGTCGGCCATCAGGTGGCCGCGGACCCGGTAGGCGTGGATCAGCTCCTGGACGCGGCTGGTCTTGTCGAGCTGGTTCTCGGCGGCCGAGATGTCCTGGGTCCAGCGCACCGGCTCGTAAGGCAGCCGCAGCGAGCGGAAGATCTCGTCGTAGAAGCCGTCCTCGCCCAGCAGCAGCTGGTGGATCCGGCGCAGGAACTCGCCGGACTGGGCGCCCTGGATGATGCGGTGGTCGTAGGTCGACGTCAGCGTCATGACCTTGCTGACCGCGAGGTTGTTCAGGGTCTCGGGCGCGGCCCCCTGGAACTCGGCCGGGTACTCCATGGCGCCCACGCCCAGGATGGTGCCCTGGCCGGGCATGAGGCGGGGCACCGAGTGCACCGTGCCGATGCCGCCGGGGTTGGTGAGGCTGATGGTGGTGCCCTGGAAGTCCGGCACGCCCAGCTTGTTGTTGCGGGCCTTGCGGATCAGGTCCTCGTAGCCGTTCCAGAACTCCTTGAAGTCCATCGTCTCGGCGGACTTGATGCTGGGCACCACCAGCTGCCGCGACCCGTCGGACTTCTGCAGGTCGATGGCCAGCCCGAAGTTGACGTGCTCGGGCTTGGCCACTCCCGGCTTGCCGTCGACCTCGGTGTAGGAGTGGTTCATCTCCGGCATGGACTCCAGGGCCTTCACCATGGCGTAGCCGATGATGTGGGTGAAGGACACCTTGCCGCCGCGCCCGCGCCGCAGGTGGTTGTTGATCACGATGCGGTTGTCGAACAGCAGCTTGACCGGCACCGCGCGCACGCTCGTGGCGGTGGGCAGCGCCAGGCTGGACTCCATGTTCGCGGCCGTGCGCGCGGGTGCGCCGCGCAGCCGCTCCTCGTTGACCTTGAGGGATTCGTCGGCGGGCTTCTCGGCCTCGGCGTCCGACTCGGATCCGGCCTTCTTCTTCCCGTTGCCCGAGGCGGGCGCCGCGGACTCGGGCTCGGTGGACTTCTCGCCCTTGGTGGTTTCCCCGGCACTCGGAGCGGCCTGGGTGCTCGTGGCCGATGCACCCTTGCTCGAACCGTTGGCCTGGGGAACGCCGGACTTGTAGTCGGCGAAGAAGTTCCACCATGCCTTGTCAACCGAGTTCGGGTCGTTGAGGTACTTCTGGTAAAGCTCCTCGACCAACCACTCGTTCGGGCCGAAATCTGTCAGGGGTTGAGACGCCTCAGACGACACGGCGGAGATCGCCCTCTTCCGCAGCTCGCTTGTGAATGTATGTATGGCGAGATGGCCGCTCCTCAGGGCGGGCTCAAAGCCAGGCGGCTCAGTGGGAGCCTCCAGGACACGCGCCCGGTCAGCAATCTCGGGTAACAGGCTACTTGTCCAGGCACGCGGATGGGGACCCGAGACCGGTAACGGACTGGGAGATTGCTAACAATGATTCACAAAGGCATGGGGTCTGCTTGACCTGACCTGCGGTTTCGCCATCTGCGCGGCCACTCGGGCGACAGCGGGTGGCGGGCGGCAGGAGGCGGCGGACGGCGAGCGTGCGGGCGCAGCGGCGCCCGCAGGCGCCGGGAGCGTGTGAGGGGGCGGGCGTGCGCCGGTTGCCATGCCCGCTCGGGAGCGCGCTCAACCCTCACTCGAAACGGGAATCTCCCGGAACCGGAGGAGCAGGCCCGGCGTCTCACGTAGTGTGCGCGGCCCGGACAGGACGGCTGGTTCCGAACCCGGCGAAACACGGGGGTTTCGCCGGGAGAGGAAGCAGGTCCGGGCCGCGCACTGCATCGTCCTCCGCTTCGGCCCGGCTCCGGCGCCCGGTCGCCCTCCGAGAGCCCGCACGGCCGTGCGGCCGCCGTGCTTCCGCGGTCTGTGCCATCCTGCCCGGCAGCACCCGCGCCACGTTCGGGCGAAGCGCGCTGCGCCACTGGGAAGTGCGGCCCCGAGCGGGTAGGACTCCGTGTGCGGCCCCGATGGGGGCGGCACGCCGCGGAGCGGATCAGCGTGGAGGAGAAATGGCGGATTTGCGGTTCGACGGGCGCGTCGCGATCGTCACCGGCGCGGGCCTGGGCCTCGGCCGGGCGCACGCCCTCGAACTCGGGGCGCGCGGCGCCAAGGTCGTGGTCAGCGAGCACACCGAGGACTCCGGCGACTCCGGCGGCGAGGACTCCGGATCGGTCGAGGCGGCCGAGGAGGTCGCCGAGCGCATCCGGTCGGCGGGCGGCGCAGCGGCCGTCAGTGTGGGCGACATCACGCACGAGGAGGGCGCGCACTCACTCGTGGACACCGCCGTGAACACCTACGGACGCGTCGACATCGTCGTCAACAGCGCCGGCGTGCTGCGCGACCGCGCCTTCCGCAACATCGGCACCGACGAGTGGGACACCGTGGTCGGCCTGCACCTGCGCGGAACCTTCCTGGTCACCCGGGCCGCGTTCGGCCACATGCGCGGCAACGGCTACGGACGCATCGTCAACACCGCCTCGCCCGCCGCCCTCTTCGGCAACTTCGGGCAGACCAACTTCGCCGCGGCCAAGATGGGGGTCATCGGCCTCACCAAGACCCTGTCCATCGAGGGCGCCCGCTACGACATCACCGCCAACGCCATCGCCCCGCTGGCCCGCACCCCGCTGACGGAGAAGATGTTCCCCGACTTCTCCGAGGCGCTGCTGGCGCCCGAACGGGTAAGTCCGGCGGTGGTGTGGCTGGCCCACGAGGACTGCGAGACCAGCGGCGAGGTCTACTCGGTGATCGGCGGGCGCGTGGCGCGGATCTTCCTCGCCGAGGGGCCCGGCGCCGAGCTGGGCGAGGGCACCGCGGAGGACCTGCGCGACATCTGGCCCGACGTCAACGCCGAGCGGCCCTACGTCATCCCGCGCGACTTCAGCGAGCAGGCCCGCAAGCACCTCGGCCGGGCCGCCAAGCGCGGCGGCTGAATCCCCGGCGGCCGTACCGACCCCCTCGGCCCGGCGAAATCGCGGTCTGCCGGCCCGCGCGGCTGCGGAACGCATCGTCGGCGCGGGCGACGGCACCGTATCGGTGCGAGGACTCCCGTTTGCCCCCGCGGCCACCGTCGGCGCTTCTACGATGACGGAACGAAGCCGGGGAGGGTGACGATGAGGGAGTTCGGCGAACTGGAGGCCGCCATCATGGACACGCTGTGGCGGTCGGACCGCCCGCTGGCCGTCCGCGGAATCCGCGAGTCGATGGACTACGACCGCGACGTCGCCTACACGACCGTCATGACCGTGACCAACATCCTCTACCACAAGGGGCTGCTGGAACGTGAGAAGTCCGGTCGGGCGTGGCTGTACTGGGCGAGGGAGTCCCGCGAAGAGCACACCGCGCGGGTGATGAGCGAGGTCTTGAGCGGGGGCGGCGACCCGGGAACGACCATGCGGCGCTTTGTGGAGGGTTTCAGCGACGAGGACATGGCCGTCCTGGGCGACGTGCTCACCGCGGTGCGCGCCCAGCGCGCCCGCGCCTCCTGAGCACCGCTGCGGCCCCGGCGCAGGGGCGCGCCGGGGCCGGGCGTCTATGCTGCCCGGTGTGGATGAACCGCTTGTCACACGCATGCGCCCGTTCGGCGAGACCATCTTCGCCGAGATGAGCCGGCTGGCCGCCGAGACCGGCGCCGTCAACCTGGGACAGGGCTTCCCCGACACCGACGGCCCCGCCTCGCTGCTGGAGGCGGCCGCGCGGCACATCCGCGAAGGTGTCAACCAGTACCCGCCCGGGCCGGGGCGCCCCGAGTTGCGCTCCGCCGTCGCGGCCGACCGCAAGCGGCGCTACGGCATCGACCTCGACCCCGCCAGCGAGGTCTACATCACCGTCGGTGCCACCGCGGGCATCGCCTCGGGCGTGCTGGGCCTGGTCGAGTCCGGCGACGAGGTCGTCGTGTTCGAGCCGATGTACGACTCGTATGCCGCGGTGATCGCCCTCGCCGGCGGGGTGCGCCGGGCGGTCACGCTGCGCCCCGACCCGGAGGCCGGGGGCCGGTTCACCTTCGACCCGGCCGAGCTGCGCGCGGCGGTCGGCCCGCGCACGCGGATGGTCGTCGTGAACAGTCCGCACAATCCCACCGGCACCGTGTTCACTCGCGACGAGCTGTCCGCCATCGCACAGGTGTGCCGCGACAACGACCTGATCGCGCTCACCGACGAGGTCTACGAGCACCTGGTCTACGACGGCACCGAGCACCACCCGCTGTCCACGCTGCCCGGAATGGCCGAGCGCACGCTGGCGGTCTCCTCGGTCGGCAAGACGTTCTCCGTCACCGCCTGGAAGACCGGCTGGGTGATGGGCCCCGAGCCGCTGGTGCGCGCGGCGCGTACCGTCAACCAGTTCCTCACCTTCACCGCCAACGGCGCCCTCCAGTTGGCGGTCGCCGACGCGCTGCGCGACGAGGGCGAGTGGGTGCTCGGCCAGCGCGCGGCTCTGGAGGGCAAGCGCGACCGGCTGTGCGCCGGGCTGCGCGCCGCCGGGTTGGAGGTGCTGCGGCCCCAGGGCACCTACTTCGTGATCACCGACATCCGTCCGCTGGGCTACTCCGACGGCATCGAGCTGGCGCGGTCGCTGCCGCACGCGGCCGGAGTCGCCGCCGTTCCGGCCCAAGTCCTCTACGACAACACCGACGAGGGCCGCCACCTCGTGCGGTTCGCCTTCTGCAAGCGCGACGAGGTGCTGGACACCGCGGTCGAACGCCTGGTCGCGGCGCTGGCGGGCTGAGCACTCCGCAGCATGAAAGGACCCGGTGTGACCACGACCACCATGCCCGCCGATGCGCTCGCCGCAGCGGAGTCGGCCAAGGGCTTCATGCCCACCGGCGAGGGCTTGGCGCTGTACGCCGCCGCGCTGGAGGCCGCCGCACTCGGCCCGGTACTGGAGGTCGGCACCTACTGCGGCAAGTCCACCGTGTTCCTGGGCACGGCCGCCCGGCAGACGCAAGGCACGGTGGTCACCGTCGACCACCACCGCGGCTCCGAGGAGCACCAGCGGGGCTGGGAGTACCACGACCCCGAGCTGGTCGATCCCGCCACCGACAGGCTGGACACGCTGGGCGAGTTCCGCCGCACCATGGCGGCCGCCGGTCTGGAGGACCACGTCCTCGCCGTCGTGGGGCGCTCGGCCGATGTCGCCCGGCTGTGGTCGGCGCCGCTGGGCATGCTGTTCATCGACGGCGGCCACACCGAGGAGGCCGCCCAGACCGATTACGCGGGCTGGACGCCGCACGTGGCGCCGAACGGCCTGCTGGCCATCCACGACGTCTTTCCCGACCCCGCCGACGGCGGACGGCCGCCGTACCACATCTACCGCCGGGCGATCGACAGCGGCATCTTCACCGAGACGGGCGTCCAGGGTTCGCTTCGGCTGCTGCGGCGAGTGGTGTAAGCCGGGAGTGCGGGGCAGGGCGCGGCCATCCGGCGCCGTTGCCGCCTCTTCTCCTTCCGGCCGCCCGTCGCCCGGCAGGCCACAGGCCGCCCCACGGAGCCGCCGCCTCCCACCCCCGTCGGAATCAGTGCCCGCGACCACCGACGACGCACTCGACGCCGGCCGCGGCGACACCGTGTGGCGGCGCTGTCGACCCCTGTTTTCCTGGGATTGTGTGTATCGGCGGGCGCACCCGAGGACATAGGCTCAGGCACAGACGAGACGACGGTTCAACGACGCGCGGGCAAGGGGTGCAGGAACACGTGACGATCAACGGGGCGGCGCGACGAGTCGACCAATTCACACTGGACAACGGACTACGCCTGGTGACCGCTCCGGCCTCGACCCCCCAGGTCGCGGCCGTCAATCTGTGGTACGGGATCGGCTCCCGCTTCGAGGTGCCCGGGCGTACCGGTTTCGCGCACCTCTTCGAGCACCTGATGTTCCAGGGCAGCGGAAACGTGGCCAAGGGCGAGCACTTCGACGCCGTCGAACGCCTCGGCGGCGAGATCAACGCGTCCACCTCCACCGACCGCACCAACTACTACGAGACCGTGCCCGAGCACGCGCTCGACCTCGTGCTGTGGCTGGAGGCCGACCGCCTGGCCACCCTGCGCGAGGGCATGAGCCAGGAGGTGCTGGACAACCAGCGCGACGTGGTGAAGAACGAGCGCCGCCAGCGCTACGACAACCAGCCCTACGGCACCGCCCTGGAGCGCATCCTGCGGCTGGGCTACCCCGAGGGGCACCCCTACCACCACTCGACCATCGGCTCCATGGCCGATCTGGACGCGGCCGATCTGGACTACGTGCTCGACTTCCACCGGCGCCACTACGGCCCCGACAACGCCGTGCTGACGGTGGTGAGCAACCTCGACCCCCACGACGTGCGCGACCGGGCCGAGCGCTACTTCGGCGCGATCCCCGCCCGCCCCGCGGCGGCCGAAGCGCCCGACGCCGCCCTCGCCGGCCTGCTGGGCGGCCCGGTCTCGGACCACGTCGTCGAGACCGTCCCGGCGCCCGGCGTCTTCCTCGGCTACCGGGTGGCGCCCTACGGCGACCGCGATTTCGACGTCATGCACCTGGCCTCGGCCGTGCTGGGCCAGGGCCAGGGCAGCCGGCTCTACCGCCGCCTGGTGCTGGAGCGCGGCCTGGCCGCCGACGACGGCGGCGCGGCCGCCGACCTGCTGCCCTTCCGCTACACGCCGAGCCTGATGCTGGTCAACATGATCGCCCGCGAAGGCGTGAGCGGCGACGAGCTGGAGACGGCGATGATCGAGGAGATCGGCACGCTCGCCGACGGCGTCACCGACGAGGAGCTGGAGCGCGCCCGCGCCGTCCTGGAGCGCGACCACCAGCAGGCGCTTTCGCACCCCGGCGGACTCGCCGACACGATCGGCGCCAGCACCCAGCTCTTCGACGACCCCGAGCTCGCTTTCACCTGGCCGCAGCGCTGGAGCACCGTCACCACCGACGACGTCGTCTCCCTGGCCAAGCGGCTGCTGGTGGCGGAGAACAGGCTGTCGGTGCGCTTCGACCCCGAGGCCGCCGACGAGTCCGCCGAGGAGCCTGCCGCCTGACGCGGCCGCGCGGGCCGGTCCGCCCCGCCCCGCATCGCCCGGTGCTTCCACTCGCCAAAGAAGAGAGTCGTTAACCGCATGCTGCAGACCCGACCGGTCCTCGGTGACCCCGCCTCCTACGCCTTCCCGAAGCCGCGGCGCCTGGCCGTCGGCGGCGGCACCGTCGTCGCCATCGACGTGCCCGGCCAGACGTTCGCCTCGGTCCGCCTCGTCCACCTCGCGGGCGGCGCCGCCGAGGCACCGGACCGGATGGGGGTGGCGGCCCTTGCCAACGAGGCGCTGGAGGACGGCGTCCTCGGCAACAGCTCGCTGCCGCCCGCGTTGGAGCGCCACGGTGCGGAGTGGGTCTCGCGGGTCACCTGGGACAGCTTCGTCACCGGCGTGGACGCCCCCGTCAACCGGTTGGCGGACGCGACGGCGCTGCTGGCCGAGGCCGTGCGCACGCCGGCCCTGCGCGACGAGGACGTGCTGCGCCGCCGCGACCAGATCCTGGAGCGCTTCTGGCTGGACGCGTCGGTGCCTTCGACCCTGGCCACCCGCGCGCTCGGCAGCCAGCTCTTCACCGGCCGCTACGCCACCCCGCTCAGCGGCGCGCCGGAGCGGCTCAAGGGCGTCACCCCCGAGGCGGTCCGGGAGTTCCACGCCTCCTCCATCGCCGATGTGGCGGGGACCCTGATCGTCGTCGGGGACCTGTCCGACGTCGACGTCGAGGCGCTGGGCACCGCCGTCTTCGGCAGCGCCCAGGCGGCGCCGCGGACGGAGCCGACCCCGCCGGAGCCGGCCCCGGGCGAGCTGCCGCGCGTGCTCGTCCTCGACCGCCCCGACTCGGTGCAGTCGGCGCTCCTGATGGCCCACCGCTCCCCGGCGCGCTCGCAGGTGGACCTGCCCCGGGCCGACGGCGTCAGCGACGTGCTCGGCGGCATGTTCACCTCGCGGCTGAACATGGAGCTGCGCGAGCGCCTGGGCTACACCTACGGCGTGGGCTGCCGCTTCGACCTGCGCCGCGACAGCGGGGTGTTCCTGATCAGCACCCAGGTCGACACCGACACCACGGCGCACTCGCTGACCGCATCCCTCGCCGAGATCGACCGGTTGCAGCGCGAAGGCGTCACCGAGGGCGAGCTCTCGGCGGTGCGCGAGTCGAACACCGTGGGTCTGCCGGTCGCCTACTCGACGGCGCGCAGCCTGGCCGGCGCCCTGGTCGAGATGATCGTGCACGACCTGCCCGAGGACCACATCGACCGGCTGCGGGCCGGATTCGAGCGGCTCACGGCCGACGATCTGGCGCAGGCGGCCCAGGAGTACCTGCGGCCCCGCGAGATGGTCACCGTCATCGCGGGAGACGCCAAGCGCCTGGAGGGGCCGCTGAGCGACGTCGGCGCGGGCCCGGTCACGGTGCGCGACCCCGAGACTCTCTGGAGCTGAACCTCATCGGCGGCGGCCTCGCCGATGCACGTCGACCTCCCCGGAGGAGCTCCATGCACTGTGGGTAACAACGGGTAAAGATCGGTTGAAACCCGGCATGGAGCCTCTTGGGGAGGACATAACGAAACCGAACCTAAACGACGGTGATCCGGCAACCACCTGCTTGGACTCCGGCAACGCCTGGTATAAACGATGATCCGTGCACGTGCAGCATGGGACCACCGTGCCGTCCGATGCGACCGTAAGAGCCCGCAGGAGGCCGCTGTGGCCGTGATGAGACTCGCTGACTGACCGTGTCCTCCATTGAGAAGCCCGAAGCGGAGCGGCCCGCCGCCGAGCAGCCCGAGCACGCTCCCGAGCCGTCGGCTCCGGCGGTCGCCGAGGCCGGCGCCGCCGAACGCGTGCTCAAGGGGCGCTACCGCCTCGCCGAGGAGATCGCGCGCGGCGGTGTGGGCACCGTGTGGCTCGCGACCGACCTCGTGCTGGACCGCCAGGTCGCGGTCAAGGAGCTGCGCCTGCCCGACGACGTCAGCGCCTCCGAGCGCGAGAGCCTGCTGCAGCGCACCACGCGCGAGGCGCGGGTAGCGGCGCGACTGGCCCACCCCGGCGTGGTCACGGTGCTCGACGTCGTCGACGAGGACGAGCGGCCGTGGATCGTCATGGAGTACATCGAGGCGAGCACCCTCGCCGACATCGTCCAGGTCGCCGGACCGCTGCCCTACCAGCGTGTCGCCGAGATCGGCCTGCAGTTGATCGACGCGCTCAAGGTGGCCCACGACGACGGCATCGTGCACCGCGACGTCAAGCCCGAGAACGTGATGATCAGCGAGAGCGGCCGGGTCGTGCTCACCGACTTCGGTCTGGCCGCCTGGACCGGCGAGTCGGCGCTGACCAGTTCGGGCCGCATCATCGGATCGCCGTCCTACATTCCGCCCGAGCGCGCCAAGGCCGGACCGGTGGGCCCCGAGTCCGACCT is a window from the Streptomonospora litoralis genome containing:
- a CDS encoding M16 family metallopeptidase, which produces MTINGAARRVDQFTLDNGLRLVTAPASTPQVAAVNLWYGIGSRFEVPGRTGFAHLFEHLMFQGSGNVAKGEHFDAVERLGGEINASTSTDRTNYYETVPEHALDLVLWLEADRLATLREGMSQEVLDNQRDVVKNERRQRYDNQPYGTALERILRLGYPEGHPYHHSTIGSMADLDAADLDYVLDFHRRHYGPDNAVLTVVSNLDPHDVRDRAERYFGAIPARPAAAEAPDAALAGLLGGPVSDHVVETVPAPGVFLGYRVAPYGDRDFDVMHLASAVLGQGQGSRLYRRLVLERGLAADDGGAAADLLPFRYTPSLMLVNMIAREGVSGDELETAMIEEIGTLADGVTDEELERARAVLERDHQQALSHPGGLADTIGASTQLFDDPELAFTWPQRWSTVTTDDVVSLAKRLLVAENRLSVRFDPEAADESAEEPAA
- a CDS encoding pyridoxal phosphate-dependent aminotransferase, translating into MDEPLVTRMRPFGETIFAEMSRLAAETGAVNLGQGFPDTDGPASLLEAAARHIREGVNQYPPGPGRPELRSAVAADRKRRYGIDLDPASEVYITVGATAGIASGVLGLVESGDEVVVFEPMYDSYAAVIALAGGVRRAVTLRPDPEAGGRFTFDPAELRAAVGPRTRMVVVNSPHNPTGTVFTRDELSAIAQVCRDNDLIALTDEVYEHLVYDGTEHHPLSTLPGMAERTLAVSSVGKTFSVTAWKTGWVMGPEPLVRAARTVNQFLTFTANGALQLAVADALRDEGEWVLGQRAALEGKRDRLCAGLRAAGLEVLRPQGTYFVITDIRPLGYSDGIELARSLPHAAGVAAVPAQVLYDNTDEGRHLVRFAFCKRDEVLDTAVERLVAALAG
- a CDS encoding BlaI/MecI/CopY family transcriptional regulator — its product is MREFGELEAAIMDTLWRSDRPLAVRGIRESMDYDRDVAYTTVMTVTNILYHKGLLEREKSGRAWLYWARESREEHTARVMSEVLSGGGDPGTTMRRFVEGFSDEDMAVLGDVLTAVRAQRARAS
- a CDS encoding M16 family metallopeptidase, with amino-acid sequence MLQTRPVLGDPASYAFPKPRRLAVGGGTVVAIDVPGQTFASVRLVHLAGGAAEAPDRMGVAALANEALEDGVLGNSSLPPALERHGAEWVSRVTWDSFVTGVDAPVNRLADATALLAEAVRTPALRDEDVLRRRDQILERFWLDASVPSTLATRALGSQLFTGRYATPLSGAPERLKGVTPEAVREFHASSIADVAGTLIVVGDLSDVDVEALGTAVFGSAQAAPRTEPTPPEPAPGELPRVLVLDRPDSVQSALLMAHRSPARSQVDLPRADGVSDVLGGMFTSRLNMELRERLGYTYGVGCRFDLRRDSGVFLISTQVDTDTTAHSLTASLAEIDRLQREGVTEGELSAVRESNTVGLPVAYSTARSLAGALVEMIVHDLPEDHIDRLRAGFERLTADDLAQAAQEYLRPREMVTVIAGDAKRLEGPLSDVGAGPVTVRDPETLWS
- a CDS encoding class I SAM-dependent methyltransferase, with translation MPADALAAAESAKGFMPTGEGLALYAAALEAAALGPVLEVGTYCGKSTVFLGTAARQTQGTVVTVDHHRGSEEHQRGWEYHDPELVDPATDRLDTLGEFRRTMAAAGLEDHVLAVVGRSADVARLWSAPLGMLFIDGGHTEEAAQTDYAGWTPHVAPNGLLAIHDVFPDPADGGRPPYHIYRRAIDSGIFTETGVQGSLRLLRRVV
- a CDS encoding multifunctional oxoglutarate decarboxylase/oxoglutarate dehydrogenase thiamine pyrophosphate-binding subunit/dihydrolipoyllysine-residue succinyltransferase subunit yields the protein MSSEASQPLTDFGPNEWLVEELYQKYLNDPNSVDKAWWNFFADYKSGVPQANGSSKGASATSTQAAPSAGETTKGEKSTEPESAAPASGNGKKKAGSESDAEAEKPADESLKVNEERLRGAPARTAANMESSLALPTATSVRAVPVKLLFDNRIVINNHLRRGRGGKVSFTHIIGYAMVKALESMPEMNHSYTEVDGKPGVAKPEHVNFGLAIDLQKSDGSRQLVVPSIKSAETMDFKEFWNGYEDLIRKARNNKLGVPDFQGTTISLTNPGGIGTVHSVPRLMPGQGTILGVGAMEYPAEFQGAAPETLNNLAVSKVMTLTSTYDHRIIQGAQSGEFLRRIHQLLLGEDGFYDEIFRSLRLPYEPVRWTQDISAAENQLDKTSRVQELIHAYRVRGHLMADTDPLEYHQRRHPDLDILEHGLTLWDLEREFPTGGFGGKQVMKLRDVLGVLRDTYCRTVGIEYMHIQDPEEREWIQSHVEREHEKVDRDEQLHILRRLNNAEAFETFLQTKYVGQKRFSLEGGESLIPLLDGVISRAAKADLDEVVIGMAHRGRLNVLANIAGKSYGQIFGEFEGNLDPRSAHGSGDVKYHLGTEGTFETPDGDKIAISLAANPSHLETVNPVAEGIVRAKQDVLDKGPHGFTVVPLLVHGDAAFAGQGVVAETLNLSQLRGYRTGGTVHVIVNNQVGFTTSPADSRSSVYATDVARMVQAPIFHVNGDDPEAVVRVAQLAYDYRQQFNKDVVIDLVCYRRRGHNETDNPAFTQPLMYDVIDAKRSTRKLYTEALIGRGDISMEEAEQALRDYQEQLERAFTETREAGRKPVEPGAVIKPEVFDEGRIDHGSVETAISGEIVKQVVDTQVTLPEGFTPHPRLKPQLQRRAQMVEDDALDWATGEMLAFGSLLTEEHPVRLVGQDTRRGTFGQRHSILVDRYTGKVHTPLKTFDKGTSKFYVHDSLLSEYAALGFEYGYSVVRPDALVAWEAQFGDFVNGAQTIIDEYISASEQKWGQRSSVVLLLPHGYEGQGPDHSSARIERFLQLCAQENMTVALPTTPANYFHLLRWQVKSQYRRPLVVITTKVMLRMKAATSTVADFTSGAFQPVIPDPSGPDPKKVRRVVLCSGKVYYELDAARQRTGDTSTALVRVERLYPLPTEEIRQLLAGYPNAGEVLWVQEEPANMGPWPFVALVFSEQLDRPFTRVSRPASSAPAAGSGKRHEVEQQALINTVFPPAD
- a CDS encoding SDR family NAD(P)-dependent oxidoreductase, translated to MADLRFDGRVAIVTGAGLGLGRAHALELGARGAKVVVSEHTEDSGDSGGEDSGSVEAAEEVAERIRSAGGAAAVSVGDITHEEGAHSLVDTAVNTYGRVDIVVNSAGVLRDRAFRNIGTDEWDTVVGLHLRGTFLVTRAAFGHMRGNGYGRIVNTASPAALFGNFGQTNFAAAKMGVIGLTKTLSIEGARYDITANAIAPLARTPLTEKMFPDFSEALLAPERVSPAVVWLAHEDCETSGEVYSVIGGRVARIFLAEGPGAELGEGTAEDLRDIWPDVNAERPYVIPRDFSEQARKHLGRAAKRGG